A genomic region of Cydia splendana chromosome 17, ilCydSple1.2, whole genome shotgun sequence contains the following coding sequences:
- the LOC134798893 gene encoding vacuolar protein sorting-associated protein 33B: protein MIRNMEHPLSLKLSSLSVISQCKLERILSLCGEKKDLIIDPVLIKPLERICGVIWLRQHGIDKIYKMDPQLGPTANTNRVYFIPSCIQKYKCVLDQISSVLSQNSSLADQNCFHIIIVPKVVCSYDSLLESRGLYGVVKLHPFTWELMALDEQLLSLELPFLFKQLFVEQNHSLLSSISMSLWSLFHVIGRPKAIFSVGKLSASVLDMLEVYNETYARDFLTEDSSNEIGALIVIDRSQDYASSLLTPATYSGLLSEIFKITCGHLELNVKDTKIKKGKLNFDFEEDKTEAKTTIMTLDSSIDCLYGEIKHRHFSEVLSVLSSKAKLLKNEDIKALGIQEIKHFVATKLQQVTLFKLSLVNHVLACETIISEMSNKFENLKVTETDMLNNKNKKSNFTFVDENFGTDIHIYNSLRLMCLLSLTQGLSYDEYNSLVNKYLLAFGYNFLYVFNNLINAGLLIQPSTLKLSLNISNLGNLSDRLPKWQNSFQTTANKLKMLPPEDSSKSSPGYVFNGGYIPLIATLCNTVLTSDSLLDVLTKLSALPDLKVGGKIVENFKVGIETFNEKIDNLKPQSDLDFGCKDAKNLVKLLKNDTRVGGFPLKPKSVLVYIVGGVNYAEIAACDVIQTATGSKIYVASDCIANGGDLMAANT, encoded by the exons ATGATCAGAAACATGGAGCATCCACTTTCCCTCAAACTAAGTTCTTTGAGCGTCATATCTCAATGCAAATTAGAACGGATACTGTCGCTATGTGGCGAGAAAAAGGACTTAATTATTGATCCCGTACTAATCAAGCCCTTGGAAAGAATTTGTGGCGTCATCTGGCTACG ACAACATGGTATTGACAAAATCTACAAAATGGACCCACAGTTGGGTCCCACGGCAAATACAAACCGAGTATACTTCATCCCATCCTGCATCCAGAAGTACAAGTGTGTCCTTGACCAGATATCTTCTGTACTCAGCCAAAACTCCTCCCTAGCCGACCAGAACTGCTTCCACATTATAATAGTACCAAAAGTAGTATGCTCTTATGATTCTCTACTAGAGAGCAGAGGCCTATATGGTGTAGTCAAACTACACCCATTTACCTGGGAACTAATGGCCTTAGACGAACAGCTACTAAGCTTAGAACTGCCTTTTTTATTCAAGCAGTTATTTGTCGAGCAAAACCATTCCTTATTGTCAAGCATTTCCATGTCATTGTGGAGTTTATTCCATGTCATAGGCCGGCCTAAAGCTATTTTTTCAGTTGGGAAACTGTCAGCAAGTGTGTTGGATATGCTTGAGGTATACAATGAAACATATGCAAGGGATTTCTTGACGGAAGATAGTTCAAATGAAATTGGTGCATTGATAGTTATTGATAGGAGCCAGGATTATGCCTCTAGTCTTCTCACGCCTGCCACATATAGTGGATTGCTAagtgaaatatttaaaattacttGTGGACATTTAGAGCTAAATGTTAAAGACACTAAGATAAAGAAAGGAAAGCTGAATTTTGACTTTGAAGAAGATAAAACGGAAGCCAAAACTACGATTATGACTTTAGATAGTTCAATAGATTGCCTATATGGAGAGATAAAACATAGACATTTCTCAGAAGTACTAAGTGTTCTCAGCTCAAAAGCCAAACTGCTGAAAAATGAAGATATCAAAGCATTAGGAATACAAGAAATTAAGCATTTTGTGGCCACAAAATTACAACAAGTCACACTTTTCAAGCTAAGTCTAGTCAACCATGTATTAGCCTGTGAAACCATCATTTCAGAAATGAGCAATAAGTTTGAGAACCTCAAAGTGACAGAGACAGATATgcttaataacaaaaataagaaatCAAACTTCACTTTTGTTGATGAGaattttggcactgacatacACATCTACAACAGCTTACGGCTTATGTGTTTACTAAGTTTAACACAAGGACTGTCCTATGACGAATATAATTCACTAGTAAACAAGTATTTACTAGCTTTTGGATACAATTTCTTATATGTGTTTAACAATTTGATCAATGCTGGATTGTTGATTCAGCCATCAACATTAAAGTTGTCTCTTAACATTTCAAATCTTGGAAACTTAAGTGACAGATTACCGAAATGGCAGAACAGTTTCCAAACTACGGCAAACAAACTTAAAATGCTTCCTCCTGAGGACTCCAGTAAATCGTCTCCAGGCTATGTCTTCAACGGAGGCTACATACCCTTAATAGCAACACTCTGCAACACTGTATTGACATCTGATTCCTTGCTGGACGTTTTAACTAAACTATCCGCGTTACCAGATTTAAAAGTTGGTGGAAAAATAGTGGAGAATTTTAAAGTTGGTATAGAAACTTTTAACGAGAAAATAGATAACTTAAAACCCCAAAGCGACCTAGATTTTGGTTGCAAAGATGCGAAAAACTTAGtgaaattacttaaaaatgaCACGAGAGTAGGTGGGTTTCCGCTCAAGCCTAAAAGTGTGTTAGTATATATTGTCGGGGGTGTGAACTACGCTGAAATAGCGGCGTGCGATGTCATACAAACCGCAACGGGCAGCAAGATATATGTGGCAAGCGACTGCATAGCTAACGGAGGTGATCTTATGGCTGCTAACACATGA